The Meleagris gallopavo isolate NT-WF06-2002-E0010 breed Aviagen turkey brand Nicholas breeding stock chromosome 25, Turkey_5.1, whole genome shotgun sequence genomic interval cacacacacacacacacccgCAATGACAAGAAAGCCCCCAACCTCACCGGCTGGGTGGGGGGCAGCTCACAGCCTCCCCTTAAACACAGAGCGAGAGGATTCagacccccccccccccattcCCATAACACAAGAGGCGGCCGTGCCCCCCCACCTGCCCTCCCCTCACCCCGCGCTCCCTTCTTACCTTCCAGTCCTCTTCGCATGGAGCCCCCGGGGCTGCACCCGACCCCCCTCCACCGGGGCCGGGCACAGCGCTGCGGGGCACAGTGCGGGGAGAGGCGGAGCGGTGCGTGCGGTTCCCCCGGTGCCTCTGAGCGGCTCTATCCGCCGCACGGagcttcccctccccctcctctccccctccccctcccctcgCCCCCCCCCCTTCCCCGAGATGATGCTTCGTTATAACAGCGCAGCGCCGGTCCGGGGGGACGCGGGGTGGTGGCACCGGGTTGTCCCGTGTTATTCGGGGTCTGTTTAATGCTTATAGGGGTTCGGGTGGGATGGTCGCCCTCCCGCTCCCATCCCAAAGGAGGCGTGCATAGGATCGGGGGCCGCGACCCTCtgggacagcgtggggacacCGGGACCACGGGCTGGGGTTAAAAGCCCCCTGTAGGTGGTGCACCCAACACCGATCCTTATCTGTGGGATGAAGGTGCCAGTGGGAGGAACTCAACATTTGGCACCAACCATGCAAACCTGGGCTGAGACCTCCACACCCTGCCGGGACCCCACGCCCTGCCCAGACCCCCACATCCTATCCAGATCCTCACACCCCTCCCAGACCCCTCACCCTGCTCTCACCCCTCACCCGGTCCAGGCTCCCCATGAGGGTTCTGAGTTTGGGACCCTCCTTACGGAGGCAGCTCTGAGTTTTGGCAATCTGAGCCCTGGAGCAGTGGGGGCCCGGTGGGGTGCACAGCTGACCTGGAGGAAGGCCGCTTGCCAAAAGCAAAACCTCCCCAGCTAGAAATAAATAGCCTCTGTGGTTGGAGTGCAGCTCTGACCCCAGGGACAGGATGAGGGGCTGCCGGTATTTTTACCCCTGCCGCAGTTTCCTGCCATGGGGCCGTGCTTCCAAGGGGTGATGGTGCATGGGGAGGGGATGGAGCTtcagcccagagctgctgcatcccagctggGCTGCTTTGGAAGATGGAGATCCTTTGCTGTCCCTCCAGAGCCTTCCTCCCCCTCgtctccctccttcccacccccaCCTCTGCCAGTGCAGCTCACGGTGGCCTTCGCAGGATGGCTGCTTTCTTGTGTGACACCAAGTCCAGCCCCAAAGCTCTTCCTGTTCTCACACTGGGTCATGGGCCCCCACCGGGATGGGGATGTGGCCGCATCACTGCTGTCCTGAGGGACTCAGCCCCCAGTGGGGACGAGACACCACAGGACGGTGACTGCTCACAATGGTCCCCTGCAGCACCATGAGCTTCCAGGCTGCACCCGGACACACATTGCAGCCCCAGGTGCTCTCCTTAACACTGTGCCCATGAAGGAGCTCCGGTGCTCTGGTGCAGGATAAATGCAGCCAGCACAGTGGGACGGGGCAGCTCTGGGAGTTCCCAGCAGCACATGGGGACCTCTGAGCCCTTGGGGGCAGGAAGGCACACAGGGGAGAGTGAGGGGCTTCTGCATGCTGCTGGAAGAGCATCTCCCACTCCACCTGCAGAATGGTGCCTCAGTTTTCCCCCCTCCAGCCCAATTCCCAAACTGTGGGGTCCAGGATGCCAGCAtttccctctgccccacagccccacccCTGCAAGCCACCCCATAAGAGGGGTCCCAGTGCTCTCTGGTCCCCCAGCTTGTTTTGGCCGTGCCACCCATCCCCAgccagcaccctgcagctctCCCAACACGCAGCACCACGCTGCCAGCCGGTCCCATGCACCACATGATTTCAGTTCTTTCCCTCCCCTGGGGAGGGCCCAGGTTTGGGCTTAAAGCCGAGCTCGTCCCAGTGAGGAGCTGTGATGATGGGTGTGCTGGGCTggctcctggctgctgccctCGGCAGCTCCGTGCAGGGTGAGTCGGTGCCCTTTGGGGACACCCATGGGTGGGAGCTGGGGGTGGCATCTCCTCATTGCTTGGAGGGGAGAAAGGGGTTTCCCGCATGCATTGTGGGGTTTCCTAAATGTGAAGCCCTTAagggagaagagctgcaggGTGGCGAAGTGCTTTGGTAAGGAGGAAGTGTGAAAATAGGGCTGCATTGAGGCAGGCTGCTGTAACTCTGGATGGTTCCCTGTTTTGCAGTGAGGCAGGCAGGTTGCTGCCGGAAGCaaaaggaggggagaggggagagtGGAAGGGTCTGTGCCCCTCTGAGAGGGACTGTGCTTGGAACAGCTCATAGGGCTGCTGGCTCCACTGCTGCTCCCCACATCCCCGGCACCGCCTGCCCAGGGCACAGTGGGGAGCCCCAGAGTTtgggtgcagcagcagcagagccttaACAGATCCTGGAGAAGGTGTTGTGAAGGGGAAGGCAGTGGGGCATGTTGGTGTGGGGTTGCACAAGTCCTAAGCCCCAAGCACggctccagcagccccacagactGCGCTCACCCCACCGCTCTGCCTTGCAGGGCACGACGATGCGCTCTCCCATCCGCACCCACACTTTGGTTCCGTCTACCACGTGCGAGGTAACGGCCCCACACCAGGACCCACAGCACCCTGCTCtgtggggggagaggagggtgCTCAGATCTGAGCCGTCCCAGTGCCAAAATGGGGGTGGTTCACTGCGTGCGTTGGTGGGGGGACTGCAGGGATCTGCAGCTGGGTTTGGCTGCAGGACTGCATCCTCTGCGTCCTCTAGTGCATGCGGTGCAGTCAGGGCTTGGGGAGGGATGCCgggtgctggggctgagctggaTGTCCTGCAGGGGTTATCAGTCTGCCCTATGCTGAAATCGAGGAGCCCTTTGAAGCCTGGTACAACCTGACGGGGAACAAGAGCCGGATCCAGTATTATGGGGGTAAGTGCTCTGGGTGCACCCGTCCGTGCCATGCTGTGTCTGTCCCTGAGCAGACAGCTGAGGTGGGATcgccgtgcctcagtttcccctgcCCGGTGCAGGGCAGGTGATCACATACCAGCTGGCTGGGGTGAAGCCCTATGGGATGCGCTACAAGATCACCCCTGAGACCACCGAGAAGGAGGTGAACGTTCGGAAATGCTTCCAGCTGCCCGGATCCAAGGAGGACGTGGTCAAGGCTCAGAGCGTCTTCCCCAGCTTGGATGGCTTCAAGGTGAGGGCTGGGAGGTGCCGGAGCCTGGAGCCGAGCGCTGCCTGGAGCATCCCTTGGGATGGGTGCTGCACAACGCACCAATCCCTGCAGGGTGCAGGGCAGGCTGCGGCACATCCTGCACCCACAGGCTCAGGGAGGGTCATTTCCCCACCCGCATCGGGGCCGGACGCCTGACTCCTTTCCCAATCCTGAGAAATGCTGGGACGTGCCACAGCCCACGCAAATGCCGGCATGTTGGGATGGCCTGGGCAAGTCGTTGCATGGCGGCTCTGCTCCTGATGTCCGCAGGCTCTGGGGCAGCATCAACAGCATCCTGTGTGGGGAACGTGAGAGACACGGCTGGATCTGTCCCAGGAGTCTGGCATGGGTTGGGTGTTCAAGGCAATGTTGGGTGCCCAAAACAATGATGGGTGCCCAAAGCGATGATGGCTACCCGAAGTGATGTTGGGTGCCCAGGGAGTCATGAGTTTGGGGTCCACACAGGGTTGGCACCCCAAACACCCATCCTCATCCCCCCAGTTCCTGCGGGAGGAGTATTACCAGGGCCAGTACTGCGCCGTGTGGCAGAACGTCACCCGCTGGGAGCAGAAGAAGAACGTCTACACACTGTGGGTCACCAACTCCAGCTGTGGGGTGGCCCCGGTGCACTACGAGATGCGGGGCTACAACAGCCTGCTGGGCTCCCACTACGACAAGTATGAGATCTCCTACACAGAATTTGACAACAGCTTCCCTCCGTCCGTCTTTGACATCCCAGTGAACGGTGAGTGGGGCTGGGACCCCACCTCAGCGCTGGGGAGAACTTGGGCTGACGGCGTTCCCCTCACTGCACCCCAGAGACGAAGAAATGCGGGCTGCTGCCGGGCAGCGTGGCGGAGCACCGTGTGCTGGCAAACCCCATGGAGGATCTGGTGGGGCGGCACCGACCGTGGGCACATGAGGTGTTCCACCACTACCGCCGGCGCTTCGGGCGGCACTACGGCTCAGCACGGGAGCTGGAGCACCGGCAGCGCATCTTCGTGCACAACATGAGGTACGGGCACAGGGGGGACCCACGGGGGAGACCCCCACTCTTCTGGGGACACGGTGGGCTGAGAGGTGCCGCCCCCACCCCCAGGTTTGTGCACTCCAAGAACCGTGCCGCGCTCTCCTACTCGCTGGCGCTGAACCACCTGGCTGACCGCACGCCCCAGGAGATGGCCGCCATGCGGGGACGGCGCCGGAGCGGGGACCCCAACCATGGGCTGCCCTTCCCTGCTGAGCACTATGCTGGAATCATCCTGCCCGAGAGCCTGGACTGGAGGCTGTACGGTGAGGAGGGACCCGGCTTGGCTGGGAGCATGGAGAGCCCTCAcctcctgcctcagtttcccttcaCACCCCATCGGTTGTCCCGCTGTCCCCAGGCGCGGTGACCCCCGTGAAGGACCAGGCTGTCTGCGGGTCCTGCTGGAGCTTCGCCACCACGGGGGCCATGGAGGGGGCCCTCTTCCTCAAGGTGGGAGCGGGGACCTAACACTTTGGGGTGGCCAGAGGGTTCCTGTCCCTGTCCCTACAGCGTGTCCCCCCGCAGACCGGTGTGCTGACCCCGCTGTCCCAGCAAGTCCTCATCGACTGCTCCTGGGGCTTTGGGAACTACGCGTGTGATGGGGGTGAGGAGTGGAGAGCCTACGAGTGGATCAAGAAGCACGGCGGCATCGCCAGCACCGAGTCCTACGGCACCTACAAGGGGCAGGTGAGGGTGGCCCCATGTCCCAGTTGGGTCCCCTGCTGTTGGGATGTGCCCCCTGAGCCCTGCTTGGGCTCCCCATCAGATGCTCACAGGCTCTGGTGATGGGGAAACTACCCTAGGGTACGAGAGTCACCATGGTTCCACGCAGGCTGAAGCCAAGCCCTGCGGCTCAGCCAGGTTTCATCACTGCCTCAGTTTCTCTTCTTGCAAAACAGGGACGATGCTCCTCCGCCCATGGGAGTGTTGCATCCTTGCggtgcagggatggagcagggcTGCCTGGGGACAGGGCAGAACGAGGGGGTTGGGTGCAGTGTCTGGGACACTGGGCAGGAGGGGCTGGAGGGGGGATGCTGGCACAGCCCCAACCCCACATCAGCCCCTGTGTCAGAGCAAGGGGCAGCCAGGGGCGCAGCGAGGGGACGTGGGTGCCCCCACTGATGCAGCCCCTACTGGTGATGCAGAACGGCTTGTGCCACTACAACCAGTCTGAGATGCTGGCCAAGATCACGGGCTACGTCAACGTCACCTCGGGCAACATCACAGCTGTCAAAACTGCCATCTACAAGCACGGCCCCGTGGCTGTCAGCATCGATGCCTCGCACAAGACCTTTTCCTTCTATTCCAATGGGATCTACTATGAGCCCAAGTGTGGTGAGTGGGGTGGCATGCAGGGATTGGGGTTCTGGGGGTGATGCCAAGACTCCCAGATCTCTCACCTTGCTGTTGAGTGGCTTtggcagggctggaggaggtGAGCGACCCCATATGggaaggtcaggttggatattaggagaaattctGTGATCATAGATCACACAGATGATAAGCATCTCTCCCCAAAAGACCATTTCCCTTGTTGTCCCTGCAGCAAACAAGTCAGGACAGCTGGACCACgcagtgctggctgtgggcTATGGCGTCCTGCAGGGAGAGACCTACTGGCTCATCAAGAACTCCTGGTCCACTTACTGGGGCAACGATGGCTACATCCTCATGGCCATGAAGGACAACAACTGCGGCGTGGCCACCGAGGCCACCTACCCCATCCTGGCATAAAACACCTCTCTGAGGGCAGAGCCCTTGGTGGTGTTCCCAGCACACATCCCTGCATCGGAACCTTTAGTGGGACCTCATGGTGGAGGAGGATGATGGGGACGTGGTGGGACAGGACAGTGGGGTGCTGGAAAAGCAGCCATAGGCTTGCCAATAAAGACCCTGGAAAAACACAATTTGGTTTCTATGGGAGGGATTCAGTTGGTGGCTGCCTGGCTCAGCACAGTTCTTGTTCCAGCCCTGTGGGACCGCAGGGCTCTCCTGGGGAGGGGACAGTGGCATTTGCAGCATCTCAGCTGCCCGTAGGGAAGCTCCTGCAGCCCTATCTTGAGGTGGAGCACAAACAACTCCAGGATTTCTGCTGAGCAGAGACATTCTTGATGCACGGGGGGAGCAGCCACCCTCTGCCCCAATTcgtgggctgtgctggggccaGAGCGAGAAGGTGGCACTCGGGGCAGCACTGTGTTTTCCACACCCTGGGGGGCTGCTCCCCTCTGTGGGGGTCTCTGCTATACCCTCAGACCATTGCTCATCGGTGTGCAAAGGGAGAGCCTTTGCTCTTATAGGACTGGGGCATTTGGGGAATGCTGCAGCACGGAGGGCACCACCCACACACGTCCCCAGCAGCCCTCCAGCACCCAGCTCCTATCTGCCTTGTTTGGGGTTCGCTGTCACCTTGGGCAGGGCTCCAGCTGgatgtgctgcaggcaggaggggTGAAGGCCACCACTGCAGGGACGGTGCTGCTCTCCTTGCTGGGTCCTTCTTTTCCATGTAGCTCCTGAGATGTGATCtacattttcctcctttttatttatttatatttttttccagttaactCCATAACTGCAGCCCCTGggtttgtgctgctggctcatcCAAAGGGATGCAGGA includes:
- the LOC100547499 gene encoding digestive cysteine proteinase 1-like → MMGVLGWLLAAALGSSVQGHDDALSHPHPHFGSVYHVRGVISLPYAEIEEPFEAWYNLTGNKSRIQYYGGQVITYQLAGVKPYGMRYKITPETTEKEVNVRKCFQLPGSKEDVVKAQSVFPSLDGFKFLREEYYQGQYCAVWQNVTRWEQKKNVYTLWVTNSSCGVAPVHYEMRGYNSLLGSHYDKYEISYTEFDNSFPPSVFDIPVNETKKCGLLPGSVAEHRVLANPMEDLVGRHRPWAHEVFHHYRRRFGRHYGSARELEHRQRIFVHNMRFVHSKNRAALSYSLALNHLADRTPQEMAAMRGRRRSGDPNHGLPFPAEHYAGIILPESLDWRLYGAVTPVKDQAVCGSCWSFATTGAMEGALFLKTGVLTPLSQQVLIDCSWGFGNYACDGGEEWRAYEWIKKHGGIASTESYGTYKGQNGLCHYNQSEMLAKITGYVNVTSGNITAVKTAIYKHGPVAVSIDASHKTFSFYSNGIYYEPKCANKSGQLDHAVLAVGYGVLQGETYWLIKNSWSTYWGNDGYILMAMKDNNCGVATEATYPILA